A region of the Andrena cerasifolii isolate SP2316 chromosome 15, iyAndCera1_principal, whole genome shotgun sequence genome:
AACCCTTGCAAGAAAGCCTTGGTTTACCATTAGATAAGGTTAGGCAAGAGCATCACAAAGCAACGTTACTTGTATCACCGCTGTATGTTCTTTACGCCAAAGCATCTGCATACAGAGATGCATATGGTATAGTATATATTATTCGAGCTTCTAGTATATCACTATTACATTTCTACATAAGTTTCCTTTACAGATAATACTATAATAGTAAAAGTGGAAGGTGATGAGGAGGAAGCGAAACGTGCAAATAACCAAGACGGATTACAAGAATCCGATTCAGATCCTGAAAACTTATCGGAAAATCTTGTAGAAGAAACTCCAGTACATAAAAAGAGACATCATAGGTTGTCTAGAGAAGCTAGACAAGAGGAAAAGAAATCTAAGCTCCTGCAAAGGCATCCTCTGAATGTGAAGatagttataaaattaaaaagttagcaTCTAAAATAATGACtaattttggtaattatttagaagttttccatcctcaccgatttcaatgatttttgaatatgttatcaagatcaagattctgaaaaactttttcctatacatgttaccgccgcacaaccttcgttttcgagatattggcgaaaaacttctgttgatttattccgacgcaacgcattccattttccaccttgtcccgggtattagtattcgttggggctagattagtgcggggggcgcgtaaagtatgatagcgaactgatatgagtttagaaatttgaaccagaaacttgcggacgCAATtatttacgcgcccgcgagcgggcgcgcgctctCCGCgttgatctagccccaaccaatactaatacccgggacaagttggaaagtggaatgcgttgcgtcggagtaagtcaaaagaagtttttcgcaaatatctgggAAACGAagatcagcttcgtcatttgttttgtcccatgctggcgcgtACGCCGCCACGGACACgcactgtaggtaggtatacggcagaatacattgtgtaatagcagcagtttttcgcgaatatctcgaaaaggaaggtcgagcggcggtaacatgtataggaaaaagttgttcagaatcgtgtccccgacaacatatccaaaaatcattgaaatcggtgaggatggaaagcttctaaataattacgctAATTTTAAATGAAGATTAAGCATTTTAAGAACAAACCTTTTTCAgatgaaacaaaattaacattacagtttttttatatGATGTTTCTGAGAGTAGTCACTGTGGAATCAAAATTGAAAACTGGAGGTGCTGGAGGCAATAATACTGGGTATACAAACTTTTCACATATTAGTTATATTAATTGGTGTTTTACCAGAATTCTGTAAAACTCTTTGAACAACAGAGATATGCTGGTATCGGAATCAATCTTACGAGAACTATACTCGCGAGATTTAGGATTGGAAAGCCCAAATGCTGCTAATCACTATCAGTTAAATCGACATAATCTGGGGCACTTTTCATCACTtggagtaggaattccatataAGTGGGCACAAAGAATGGCTGGCTTACACTTCATTTCGCCTGATACTCGCGAACAAAAGGTATCTTTGAGAACTCTGACCCTTTGCAGTCGTATGTCTAAGCTCAGCCACCATAGCTTTTTTACCGTTCCAGTCGTATGTCTACTCTCAGCCACCACAGCAAAGCACGGTGGTTGACTTTGTCGTTATGCCGGGTGCAAAAGTTTGACGAAACCGACGCATAGCCTGTCGGTCACGCGGTCACAATAGTATCGACGCTAATGTATCGAACTTCTAAAGAAAACGTCGCGAATCGAAAGTATCGCAAGTTTACGatacacacaaaattggaaatgaCATTTCGCAAATTACGTTTAAGTGTAATTAGGCATTTTcgctttttaaaatattttaaaaataatacccTCAAATGGCAAAAAGAAAGTTACCGAAAACAGTGTACCTTTTTTATTGTGACTCTTTGAACATTCGTTGAACGAACAGTAATACTTACATAATATGCAAGATTATGaaggaaaaacaaaatttatttattcttttttaactcCGACCAGCATGACACCTAAGTATAAACTAAATACGACCGCAAAGGGTTAATATAGGTAtacacagtggcggattcagtataggtatccaaacactacatttttttcgtactactacacttggcccgttttcagtaaactaggTACTTCTTCATTTTTCCGAAAACTGGGccccccagaacgtttgccacctgggcctcttttcttaaatccgccactgggtatACATTAATGTATTacgtattaaattatttgcatATAGTTTTTATGGTAATGTCgtacttttttataaaatacagcTTACTAGTTGCGAAGCAACGCAAGACAGCGTTGAAAATGTATTGAGAGAAATTAAGAGACGCGTAAAAGCAAGATTAGAGTTGTGTACAGAAATCCGACAATTAGAGTCTGGAAATTTGCCAATTTTTACTAACAAAAATGATCTCCTGCCACAAAAACTTAGTAcgattttgcaaaaatttacaaTAATATCATGGAGTACCTATTCAACCTGTGGTAATCTTGCTTTTCAACAAGGATTAGTGTCTTCATTGGATATATTTTATGAAGCTACACTTCGTCGAGGAAATAGTAAGatattgtatttaaaattattctatatGTAATTTTGCCTTCGTTATTTACTATACAATATGTGTTCATGTGTTTTAGACGAGTTAATTGCAAGAATAGCGATCAAACCAGATTACCCAAAAATAGCACCTGTGTTTAATATAAGTATAAATCCTATGATACCAGCATCTGTAGATATTTTGCGGGATATTGAAAGAGAAGTTAACGTTATGTGGATAGAACTGCCAACGTTGTCTACACAATTGCAACGGTTAAGAGCATGCTTcgacatttatttggaaacagAAAATATGGCACAGaaggagaaaattttttttcatccagTGAAGGGTCGTACTCGTGCCAGACCATATAAATATCTAGATTTAGGGGGAGGAATTTTCATTCACCGTTAATACAATATATGCAACAAaatagtatatacatatattcataTAAAACATGTATtactatgtatgtatataaatatattcataTAAAACTATGTGCGTAATGTTTGTAGTTAACCCTAGTTCGGCTGACGAATTTTATATGTACATCTGCACGAATAAAGTCATGTCTATGCACTggactaaggtcgaagccagatatattagccggtgaattcgttttcgcgagcagcaatcgaggagaaatcaaccaccaccacctgacgatcgtggatttgtcagttggagttgcgtggccttcgtagggtatggtggggtaacgggaacgttgctcggctccgcctgaacctagccgtttggctgttatttattcttagcgtaatagtgcTAAAAAATTTTTACGTACATTCTTCTTTTCTATACATTTTCTAAAAGTCACCCGGGTGACTGAGTTAGCCGAAATgagaataaaacattttaacagGTAAAAGtaaggcgaagaaaaaaaactaaaaaccattattgcatgttttttctaataaaaaatcattcgtTTGAGATGCCATGAAAGCTCAGAAAAGAAAGTACTTAGaagcaatatttttttcgcGGTAGAATTCAAATAGTCACCCGGATGACTCGTCAGCCGAACAAGggttaaccctcgtcagacagcataggtacaattgtaccttttgcgtttttaaattgcgataactttttttttgagaagccgGAGAACGCTGgagtttcgtgacatctctaaatttcTGGTCTAGTTTATATAGACCAAttctcagaaaaatatctcaatccccttccgagatagggggtcgagtcgagggttgcatccataatagcggcataggcacaatggcgccctcatatatgagccgtttattttgaaagtggcgtaagtccattttccaaaaaaatcgagttagctatcttaatagttacatttttacatgacCTTTTtattctgaagcaaattgttactaatatatttaaaatcattcaaatttttttaaacgaaaatatgctggttaatgaagtgatggaaaagtttattttgaaagagGCGGAAGTCCCATTGTGAgagtttcaaatggatatggaaaatattatgcaataaattttttttgagatcacagctttatgtttaattatcaaggtagcagtttaattatcaatgcgcaatgaatttgttatgaacaatttaatctcaaatttcactttcgatccgctGCCGAATTCATACGGGTCTCCGGATATGCTCTtgtaattttcagcaatttgttaataatttgtttgtaacaaatcaattgcatattacaaagtaaatgtCTGCGGGACATAAAGCAGTCACAGCTGAAACCATAGCAAACAACTAAAGTGCGAAGACTTGGACGAAAAAAAAACCAATCACAATCtaaaatataaggacttaatgaatttattatattatataccacctgcacaccataattattttaaatcactcccgcatacaaaaactggagaagactgaataataattaataaagcaatattaattttaatgtaaaaattacttaacaaagaatgacagttgaatatttttttgattttataacataaaagtgtatacatttatttttatttcaagggaaatttacttttcttacggacttgtgctttcttaagaattgaaaacgtcatttcactgattttgaaagtggcgtaagtccatttgtagccatcaaacacatattatttcttaaataatgtcaattatgctaattgggatgataaatttAACAGCCATGGAAAGCCAAAAACATTATACtactatgttatctgttactcatattcttaaatttaatccaacgcaaacccttcaatatctcgattcgaacataaatggacttacgccactttcaaaataaacggctcatattttgtatgaagataatgcaagaaaaaaagaatgcaatttttttttcatgataatgttattttatcataaaaaaagtaaaaaaagtagataatttacattatataagaaaatttgggaacttttttttattgatgtTCATTGAGactaaatgttatcaatttatcgtacaaattataccgacagtgagaatattcaaataaaatatgtgagggtgcctctgccgtctgttaacgttgtaaaatagTGCCGTCTGATGAGGGTTAAAGCAAGTAATTTTAGGGTACAAACCGTTTATATTGATGTCAATGCAACtgattgcaataccgatattccAGAGGCTGTTGTAACAtattcttgtaatttatattttaattttttatattccaaATACAATTTCccactttctttttttaataaaatgttatCGGCTTCCATATAATTATACTGTTTCCaaaatttattgattttattacACGATCTAGGCATCTGGAATAATTGATATATGTCAAAATATTACCTCAAATCTTTTTCGTAATACCTTACATTTGTGTGAGAAAATTCGGTGTATGTAGTTTGTGTG
Encoded here:
- the Thoc5 gene encoding THO complex subunit 5 isoform X1; translated protein: MGKENDSDNSKKRRKSISGNSGISFKDGDMYKAIISYEEKEALDRLPEIDSENFLSTCDNIRKAMNKIAKLKINGDTSAKDEIHELQIQTSLAFIELKKLNRMEKFRTKFARDSLITSKSSVDSRHLHLQNLLYEVMHLKKEVIKCLQFKSKDELIQLVSEEEFYKEAPKNICRPEITKYNPHQLRLARLEWELTQRKQLAALCDELTDSKKAVALSIESKQSRLDNLAPQLHLILEASKPLQESLGLPLDKVRQEHHKATLLVSPLYVLYAKASAYRDAYDNTIIVKVEGDEEEAKRANNQDGLQESDSDPENLSENLVEETPVHKKRHHRLSREARQEEKKSKLLQRHPLNVKIVIKLKNETKLTLQFFYMMFLRVVTVESKLKTGGAGGNNTGDMLVSESILRELYSRDLGLESPNAANHYQLNRHNLGHFSSLGVGIPYKWAQRMAGLHFISPDTREQKLTSCEATQDSVENVLREIKRRVKARLELCTEIRQLESGNLPIFTNKNDLLPQKLSTILQKFTIISWSTYSTCGNLAFQQGLVSSLDIFYEATLRRGNNELIARIAIKPDYPKIAPVFNISINPMIPASVDILRDIEREVNVMWIELPTLSTQLQRLRACFDIYLETENMAQKEKIFFHPVKGRTRARPYKYLDLGGGIFIHR
- the Thoc5 gene encoding THO complex subunit 5 isoform X2, which encodes MGKENDSDNSKKRRKSISGNSGISFKDGDMYKAKDEIHELQIQTSLAFIELKKLNRMEKFRTKFARDSLITSKSSVDSRHLHLQNLLYEVMHLKKEVIKCLQFKSKDELIQLVSEEEFYKEAPKNICRPEITKYNPHQLRLARLEWELTQRKQLAALCDELTDSKKAVALSIESKQSRLDNLAPQLHLILEASKPLQESLGLPLDKVRQEHHKATLLVSPLYVLYAKASAYRDAYDNTIIVKVEGDEEEAKRANNQDGLQESDSDPENLSENLVEETPVHKKRHHRLSREARQEEKKSKLLQRHPLNVKIVIKLKNETKLTLQFFYMMFLRVVTVESKLKTGGAGGNNTGDMLVSESILRELYSRDLGLESPNAANHYQLNRHNLGHFSSLGVGIPYKWAQRMAGLHFISPDTREQKLTSCEATQDSVENVLREIKRRVKARLELCTEIRQLESGNLPIFTNKNDLLPQKLSTILQKFTIISWSTYSTCGNLAFQQGLVSSLDIFYEATLRRGNNELIARIAIKPDYPKIAPVFNISINPMIPASVDILRDIEREVNVMWIELPTLSTQLQRLRACFDIYLETENMAQKEKIFFHPVKGRTRARPYKYLDLGGGIFIHR
- the Thoc5 gene encoding THO complex subunit 5 isoform X3, which codes for MEKFRTKFARDSLITSKSSVDSRHLHLQNLLYEVMHLKKEVIKCLQFKSKDELIQLVSEEEFYKEAPKNICRPEITKYNPHQLRLARLEWELTQRKQLAALCDELTDSKKAVALSIESKQSRLDNLAPQLHLILEASKPLQESLGLPLDKVRQEHHKATLLVSPLYVLYAKASAYRDAYDNTIIVKVEGDEEEAKRANNQDGLQESDSDPENLSENLVEETPVHKKRHHRLSREARQEEKKSKLLQRHPLNVKIVIKLKNETKLTLQFFYMMFLRVVTVESKLKTGGAGGNNTGDMLVSESILRELYSRDLGLESPNAANHYQLNRHNLGHFSSLGVGIPYKWAQRMAGLHFISPDTREQKLTSCEATQDSVENVLREIKRRVKARLELCTEIRQLESGNLPIFTNKNDLLPQKLSTILQKFTIISWSTYSTCGNLAFQQGLVSSLDIFYEATLRRGNNELIARIAIKPDYPKIAPVFNISINPMIPASVDILRDIEREVNVMWIELPTLSTQLQRLRACFDIYLETENMAQKEKIFFHPVKGRTRARPYKYLDLGGGIFIHR